A region from the Canis aureus isolate CA01 chromosome 8, VMU_Caureus_v.1.0, whole genome shotgun sequence genome encodes:
- the CCN1 gene encoding CCN family member 1 isoform X2, with product MSSRAARTLALAVTLLHLARLALSTCPAACHCPQEAPKCAPGVGLVRDGCGCCKVCAKQLNEDCSKMQPCDHTKGLECNFGASSTALKGICRAQSEGRPCEYNSRIYQNGESFQPNCKHQCTCIDGAVGCIPLCPQELSLPNLGCPNPRLVKVTGQCCEEWVCDDDDAKDPLDDGDGLLGKGLAFDASEVELTRNNELIAVGKGGSLKRLPVFGTEPRILYNPLHGQKCIVQTTSWSQCSKTCGTGISTRVTNDNLECRLVKETRICEVRPCGQQVYSSLKKGKKCSKTKKSPEPVKFTYAGCSSVKKYRPKYCGSCVDGRCCTPQQTRTVKMRFRCEDGETFSKNVMMIQSCKCNYNCPHANEAAFPFYRLFNDIHKFRD from the exons ATGAGCTCCCGCGCCGCCAGGACGCTCGCCCTCGCCGTCACCCTGCTCCACCTGGCCAGGCTG GCGCTCTCCACCTGCCCCGCCGCCTGCCACTGCCCGCAGGAGGCGCCCAAGTGCGCCCCGGGAGTCGGGCTGGTCCGGGACGGCTGCGGCTGCTGTAAGGTCTGCGCCAAGCAGCTCAACGAGGACTGCAGCAAAATGCAGCCCTGCGACCACACCAAGGGGCTGGAATGCAATTTCGGCGCCAGTTCCACCGCTCTGAAGGGGATCTGCAGAG CTCAGTCAGAGGGCAGACCCTGTGAATACAACTCCCGAATCTACCAGAATGGGGAAAGTTTCCAGCCCAACTGTAAACACCAGTGCACATGTATCGACGGCGCCGTGGGCTGCATTCCTCTGTGTCCCCAAGAGCTCTCGCTCCCCAACTTGGGCTGTCCCAACCCCCGGCTGGTCAAAGTTACCGGCCAGTGCTGTGAGGAGTGGGTCTGTGACGACGATGATGCCAAGGACCCCCTGGACGACGGGGATGGCCTCCTGGGCAAGGGGCTGGCATTCGATGCCTCGGAGGTGGAGCTAACCAGGAACAACGAATTAATCGCGGTTGGAAAAGGTGGCTCCCTGAAGCGCCTCCCAG TTTTTGGAACGGAGCCTCGAATCCTGTACAACCCTTTACACGGCCAGAAATGCATCGTTCAAACAACTTCGTGGTCCCAGTGCTCAAAGACGTGTGGGACGGGGATCTCCACCCGAGTTACCAATGACAACCTTGAATGCCGCCTGGTGAAGGAGACCCGGATCTGCGAGGTGCGGCCTTGCGGGCAGCAGGTGTACAGCAGCCTGAAG aaGGGCAAGAAATGCAGCAAGACCAAGAAATCCCCCGAGCCGGTCAAGTTTACTTACGCTGGATGTTCGAGCGTGAAGAAGTACCGGCCCAAGTACTGCGGCTCGTGCGTGGACGGTCGGTGCTGCACCCCGCAGCAGACCCGCACCGTCAAGATGCGCTTCCGCTGCGAAGACGGGGAGACGTTCTCCAAGAACGTCATGATGATCCAGTCCTGCAAGTGCAACTACAACTGCCCGCACGCCAACGAGGCGGCGTTCCCCTTCTACAGGCTGTTCAATGACATCCACAAATTTAGGGACTAA
- the CCN1 gene encoding CCN family member 1 isoform X1 yields the protein MSSRAARTLALAVTLLHLARLALSTCPAACHCPQEAPKCAPGVGLVRDGCGCCKVCAKQLNEDCSKMQPCDHTKGLECNFGASSTALKGICRAQSEGRPCEYNSRIYQNGESFQPNCKHQCTCIDGAVGCIPLCPQELSLPNLGCPNPRLVKVTGQCCEEWVCDDDDAKDPLDDGDGLLGKGLAFDASEVELTRNNELIAVGKGGSLKRLPVFGTEPRILYNPLHGQKCIVQTTSWSQCSKTCGTGISTRVTNDNLECRLVKETRICEVRPCGQQVYSSLKGKKCSKTKKSPEPVKFTYAGCSSVKKYRPKYCGSCVDGRCCTPQQTRTVKMRFRCEDGETFSKNVMMIQSCKCNYNCPHANEAAFPFYRLFNDIHKFRD from the exons ATGAGCTCCCGCGCCGCCAGGACGCTCGCCCTCGCCGTCACCCTGCTCCACCTGGCCAGGCTG GCGCTCTCCACCTGCCCCGCCGCCTGCCACTGCCCGCAGGAGGCGCCCAAGTGCGCCCCGGGAGTCGGGCTGGTCCGGGACGGCTGCGGCTGCTGTAAGGTCTGCGCCAAGCAGCTCAACGAGGACTGCAGCAAAATGCAGCCCTGCGACCACACCAAGGGGCTGGAATGCAATTTCGGCGCCAGTTCCACCGCTCTGAAGGGGATCTGCAGAG CTCAGTCAGAGGGCAGACCCTGTGAATACAACTCCCGAATCTACCAGAATGGGGAAAGTTTCCAGCCCAACTGTAAACACCAGTGCACATGTATCGACGGCGCCGTGGGCTGCATTCCTCTGTGTCCCCAAGAGCTCTCGCTCCCCAACTTGGGCTGTCCCAACCCCCGGCTGGTCAAAGTTACCGGCCAGTGCTGTGAGGAGTGGGTCTGTGACGACGATGATGCCAAGGACCCCCTGGACGACGGGGATGGCCTCCTGGGCAAGGGGCTGGCATTCGATGCCTCGGAGGTGGAGCTAACCAGGAACAACGAATTAATCGCGGTTGGAAAAGGTGGCTCCCTGAAGCGCCTCCCAG TTTTTGGAACGGAGCCTCGAATCCTGTACAACCCTTTACACGGCCAGAAATGCATCGTTCAAACAACTTCGTGGTCCCAGTGCTCAAAGACGTGTGGGACGGGGATCTCCACCCGAGTTACCAATGACAACCTTGAATGCCGCCTGGTGAAGGAGACCCGGATCTGCGAGGTGCGGCCTTGCGGGCAGCAGGTGTACAGCAGCCTGAAG GGCAAGAAATGCAGCAAGACCAAGAAATCCCCCGAGCCGGTCAAGTTTACTTACGCTGGATGTTCGAGCGTGAAGAAGTACCGGCCCAAGTACTGCGGCTCGTGCGTGGACGGTCGGTGCTGCACCCCGCAGCAGACCCGCACCGTCAAGATGCGCTTCCGCTGCGAAGACGGGGAGACGTTCTCCAAGAACGTCATGATGATCCAGTCCTGCAAGTGCAACTACAACTGCCCGCACGCCAACGAGGCGGCGTTCCCCTTCTACAGGCTGTTCAATGACATCCACAAATTTAGGGACTAA